Proteins found in one Sphingobacteriales bacterium genomic segment:
- a CDS encoding AMP-binding protein has protein sequence MSIQNVVPALATLPEYFKKWEKETPDAVFLKQAQGAFWQDISWTEAGNIARQLASSLRQMDLQVGDHVAILSKNCCHWILSDIALMLGGFVSVPFFPNTSPSQLRELLIKGDVKAMLVGKLDEWESLKSEIPPNVQLISFPHYAGNAQVGAEARPWEQVLAQGSKVPFSDYAAQADDIWTILFTSGTTGSPKGVVHRYRAPLALMNNELTHQNLQIFNGKEFRFFSYLPLNHIAERMIIECAALMTGGTVYFAESIDTFAKNLQSAQPNIFLGVPRIWTKFQMAVLERLPDKRLNFLLKIPLLNRILKQKIRKGMGLSAARIILTGAATCPQSLKQWYQKLDIHLQEVYAMTENCGGCTLMPPHDTRHQNSVGKPLPSVELRIDVATGEILMRAPWLMNGYYKDPEKTAEVLQGGWLHTGDMGEISTEGFLTITGRVADTFKTSKGKFIVPTPIEQALAKNFLIEQICLIGATLAQPLALVQLSENARLLPCEVLRDTLQDTLQHVNAELQSFEKIKAIVVIDELWTVENGALTPTLKIKRPVIHQRYSSQAEAWFMKKEAVLWENE, from the coding sequence ATGTCCATTCAAAATGTAGTACCTGCTTTGGCTACTTTGCCGGAATATTTTAAAAAATGGGAAAAAGAAACGCCCGATGCCGTTTTTTTAAAACAAGCGCAAGGCGCATTTTGGCAGGATATTTCGTGGACAGAAGCGGGCAATATCGCACGGCAATTGGCAAGCAGCTTGCGGCAAATGGACCTACAAGTGGGCGACCACGTGGCTATTTTATCCAAAAACTGTTGTCATTGGATATTGTCGGATATAGCACTGATGCTCGGCGGCTTTGTGTCGGTGCCTTTTTTTCCGAATACTTCGCCCTCTCAACTGCGCGAGTTGCTCATCAAAGGCGATGTAAAAGCGATGTTAGTAGGAAAGTTGGACGAGTGGGAATCACTAAAATCTGAAATACCGCCCAATGTGCAGTTAATTTCATTTCCGCACTATGCGGGCAATGCGCAGGTGGGCGCAGAAGCACGCCCTTGGGAACAAGTGCTGGCACAGGGCAGCAAAGTTCCTTTTTCGGATTATGCCGCACAAGCCGATGATATATGGACTATTTTGTTCACATCGGGTACTACGGGCAGCCCCAAAGGTGTGGTGCATCGTTATCGTGCTCCGCTTGCTTTGATGAACAATGAACTCACCCATCAAAACCTACAGATTTTCAACGGCAAGGAGTTTCGCTTTTTTTCGTATTTGCCCCTCAATCACATTGCCGAGCGCATGATTATTGAATGTGCTGCCCTGATGACCGGAGGCACTGTGTATTTCGCCGAATCTATTGATACTTTCGCCAAAAATCTGCAAAGTGCGCAACCGAATATATTTTTAGGTGTGCCGCGCATCTGGACAAAGTTTCAAATGGCGGTTTTAGAGCGTTTGCCGGACAAGCGATTGAATTTTTTATTAAAAATTCCTTTGCTCAATCGTATTTTGAAACAAAAAATCCGAAAAGGAATGGGGTTGTCGGCGGCGCGTATTATTCTGACGGGTGCTGCTACCTGTCCGCAAAGTTTGAAACAGTGGTATCAGAAGTTGGATATTCATTTGCAGGAAGTATATGCGATGACCGAAAATTGTGGCGGTTGTACTTTGATGCCGCCGCACGACACCCGACATCAAAATTCGGTGGGCAAACCTTTGCCTTCGGTGGAGTTGCGCATTGATGTCGCCACCGGTGAAATTCTCATGCGTGCCCCCTGGCTGATGAACGGTTACTACAAAGACCCCGAAAAAACGGCGGAAGTGTTGCAGGGCGGCTGGCTGCATACCGGCGATATGGGCGAAATCAGTACAGAAGGATTTTTGACGATAACAGGGCGCGTGGCAGATACTTTTAAAACCTCCAAAGGGAAATTTATTGTGCCTACACCGATAGAACAGGCATTGGCTAAAAACTTTTTGATAGAACAAATTTGTCTCATTGGTGCTACGCTCGCACAGCCTTTGGCTTTGGTGCAACTATCGGAAAATGCCCGCCTACTGCCCTGCGAAGTGCTACGCGACACCTTGCAGGATACGTTGCAACACGTCAATGCAGAATTGCAGAGTTTTGAAAAAATAAAAGCTATTGTTGTTATTGACGAACTTTGGACGGTAGAAAACGGCGCACTTACTCCCACGCTTAAAATCAAACGTCCGGTCATTCATCAGCGTTATAGCTCCCAAGCCGAAGCATGGTTTATGAAAAAAGAGGCGGTGCTGTGGGAAAATGAATAA
- a CDS encoding PorV/PorQ family protein — protein MFNRNIISTICLLVGVVWFNALQAQVRTYSNEFLALGVGARAFAMGNAQCAAANGVYAAYWNTAAIANTDAAQLGLMHAEWFAGVAKYDYAGFIAPLANKQRAVGLSLIRFGVDDIPNTLTLVEPDGSFNYDNLSVFSAADYAALLHYAQAWSRWQVGGSAKVIYRKVGKFANAWGLGIDVGARFAATENLTLAVAVKDLTTTYNAWSFNFTEEEKLQLQATNNLIPVKSVELTGQRLVLGIAHRLNFGEKLALTTALDIDCTFDGKRNVLLGSDFVSIDPHAGAELSYNNTVFLRGGVNKIQRFTDDNDASKEILSVQPNVGIGFKIDKVTLDYAFVGLNRRDVGIFSHVISLALAFNSKVATNDAAPLY, from the coding sequence ATGTTCAATCGTAATATTATTAGTACAATATGCTTGCTTGTGGGTGTGGTATGGTTCAATGCTTTGCAGGCACAAGTACGCACTTACAGCAACGAATTTCTGGCTTTGGGCGTAGGTGCTCGCGCCTTTGCTATGGGCAATGCACAATGTGCCGCCGCCAATGGTGTGTATGCCGCCTATTGGAATACCGCCGCCATCGCCAATACCGATGCCGCACAATTGGGACTGATGCACGCCGAATGGTTTGCAGGTGTTGCCAAATACGACTATGCCGGTTTTATAGCTCCTTTGGCAAATAAACAACGTGCCGTAGGCTTGTCGCTGATACGTTTCGGCGTTGATGATATTCCGAATACCCTCACACTCGTAGAGCCGGACGGCAGTTTTAATTATGATAACCTCAGTGTTTTTTCGGCTGCCGATTATGCGGCTTTGCTGCACTATGCGCAGGCGTGGTCGCGATGGCAGGTGGGCGGCAGCGCAAAGGTGATTTATCGCAAAGTAGGAAAATTTGCCAATGCCTGGGGCTTGGGTATTGATGTGGGTGCCCGTTTTGCCGCTACCGAAAACCTAACTTTGGCGGTTGCCGTAAAAGACCTCACCACTACTTACAACGCTTGGTCGTTTAATTTTACAGAAGAAGAAAAACTGCAACTGCAAGCCACCAACAACCTGATTCCGGTGAAATCGGTGGAGCTGACCGGACAACGCCTCGTGTTGGGCATAGCGCACCGCCTGAATTTCGGTGAAAAATTGGCACTAACCACAGCTTTGGATATAGATTGCACTTTTGATGGCAAGCGCAATGTGCTGTTGGGCAGCGACTTTGTGAGCATAGACCCGCACGCCGGTGCTGAATTGAGCTACAACAATACAGTTTTTTTGCGCGGCGGTGTGAACAAAATACAGCGTTTTACTGACGATAATGACGCAAGCAAAGAAATATTATCCGTGCAGCCCAATGTAGGCATAGGTTTTAAAATAGACAAAGTAACTTTGGATTATGCCTTTGTGGGCTTGAACCGCCGCGATGTGGGCATTTTTTCGCACGTTATATCTCTGGCTCTCGCTTTTAATAGCAAAGTTGCCACCAACGATGCTGCTCCTTTATATTAA
- a CDS encoding alpha/beta hydrolase — MVMDGGLVHYCDEGAGFPLLLLHGTFSSLHTFDAWSKILSKRFRVLRVDLPGFGLSSPRENIKEPLEEFMSFIARFLNALGIYQCHVAGNSLGGWIAWEFARLYPERIKKMILIDAAGYLLHNDMPLPFKMAKAPLASKIVRYAIKRNILEVFLKQVYGNPNKVTPELVDRYYELFMHGGNAEAFVSMVNGTYKDNSHFLPNIFQPTLILWGEEDKWISLQDAHRFRRDIPNSQVIIYKGVGHVPMEEIPQQSAQDALEFLLAKKTPTQVETVVKTFA, encoded by the coding sequence ATGGTGATGGACGGCGGTTTGGTGCATTATTGCGATGAAGGGGCGGGTTTTCCTTTATTGTTATTGCACGGCACTTTTTCTTCCTTACATACCTTTGATGCGTGGTCTAAAATACTGAGCAAGCGTTTTCGGGTGCTGCGCGTAGATTTACCGGGTTTCGGACTCTCATCGCCGCGCGAAAACATCAAAGAGCCTTTGGAAGAATTTATGAGTTTTATCGCTCGCTTTCTGAATGCTTTGGGTATTTATCAGTGCCATGTGGCGGGCAACTCTTTGGGAGGGTGGATTGCTTGGGAATTTGCACGTTTGTATCCCGAACGTATCAAAAAAATGATACTCATTGATGCAGCAGGTTATTTATTGCACAACGATATGCCCTTGCCTTTTAAGATGGCAAAAGCACCTTTGGCTTCCAAAATTGTACGTTATGCTATTAAACGCAATATTTTAGAGGTTTTTTTGAAGCAGGTATATGGCAATCCCAATAAAGTAACACCCGAATTAGTGGACAGATACTACGAACTCTTTATGCACGGCGGCAATGCGGAGGCTTTTGTATCAATGGTGAATGGCACTTATAAAGATAATTCTCATTTTTTGCCCAATATTTTTCAACCCACTTTGATTTTGTGGGGCGAAGAAGATAAATGGATTTCGCTACAAGATGCACATCGTTTCCGGCGCGATATTCCCAATTCCCAAGTAATTATTTATAAAGGAGTAGGGCATGTGCCGATGGAAGAAATTCCGCAGCAGTCGGCACAAGATGCTTTGGAATTTTTATTGGCAAAAAAAACGCCCACACAGGTAGAAACAGTGGTGAAAACCTTTGCTTAA
- a CDS encoding lytic transglycosylase domain-containing protein: MNIFFSFEKFKTFGAGFLAAAFAITGIMSLMGSSFAMKNKVNWKEAGLDPNLFLQPNRANVEYLLSRRHVDIPKLPADLTFAGERVPMEQYDVRERLERELLVTSLWHSKTIQVLKLAPRYLPFIEPILAKYGIPDDFKFMVMAESGFLNVSSPAGAKGIWQLMEGTAKENGLEINDYVDERLHLEKSTEVACQYIKSAYNDLGSWSLAAASYNMGRAGVRNDLNRQGVSNFFDLYLNTETSRYVFVILSFKEIYNNPEKYGFAMSTAERYQPIAFNVVAVNSIPSLADFAKQYNTTYKNIKLLNPWLRDAMLPARAGKVYEIKIPLL; this comes from the coding sequence ATGAATATTTTTTTTTCCTTTGAAAAATTTAAAACGTTTGGAGCCGGTTTTTTAGCGGCTGCTTTTGCTATCACGGGCATTATGAGTTTGATGGGCAGCAGTTTTGCCATGAAAAACAAAGTAAACTGGAAAGAAGCCGGACTTGACCCGAATTTATTTTTGCAGCCCAATCGCGCCAATGTAGAATATTTATTATCGCGCCGCCATGTGGATATTCCGAAATTACCCGCCGACCTCACTTTTGCGGGCGAGCGAGTGCCTATGGAGCAGTACGATGTGCGCGAACGCTTGGAGCGCGAGCTGTTGGTAACTTCTTTGTGGCACTCCAAAACCATACAAGTACTCAAATTAGCACCGCGCTATTTGCCTTTTATAGAACCTATTTTAGCAAAATACGGCATTCCCGATGATTTCAAATTTATGGTGATGGCAGAAAGCGGCTTTTTGAACGTGTCGTCGCCGGCGGGCGCAAAAGGTATCTGGCAACTGATGGAGGGTACTGCCAAAGAAAATGGCTTGGAAATAAACGATTATGTAGATGAACGGCTGCATTTAGAAAAATCCACCGAAGTGGCTTGTCAGTACATCAAATCGGCATACAACGACTTGGGGTCGTGGTCGTTGGCGGCAGCTTCGTACAATATGGGGCGCGCTGGTGTGCGCAACGACCTCAACCGACAGGGAGTTTCCAACTTTTTTGATTTATATCTCAACACCGAAACTTCGCGCTATGTATTTGTCATTTTATCCTTTAAAGAAATTTATAATAACCCTGAAAAATACGGTTTTGCGATGAGCACTGCCGAGCGTTATCAGCCGATTGCTTTTAATGTAGTGGCGGTGAACAGTATTCCGAGCCTTGCTGATTTTGCCAAACAGTACAATACTACCTACAAAAATATCAAACTCCTCAACCCTTGGCTGCGCGATGCGATGCTGCCAGCGCGGGCGGGCAAGGTATATGAAATAAAAATTCCTTTGTTGTAG
- a CDS encoding T9SS type A sorting domain-containing protein: MKIYLILAAFVLALISPFYTTAQTTSEYLFYIDPANEGDPLADGSLEHPWSDLKIANQTDFPAESKIFFKSGSTVYGGLKLTPKDTVRLIDTYGGTARATLITDNDPEINGIEDVRGSIDARDIGNITVQNLIVKGKIAPLLFGEGVYYVNPATPNDTIFPYVYGDTVMLNPAAPIMAGISFLTTPASPDPDTEAECDWKFENINIYNIDASNFVVAGIRLEAAPWKCELGGYKNINIFFCDLHDNLEGGITGYARWDEPTDRMGIEDVTIKYCNAYNNTGNPAILWQPTGSGIAFGGFDGVLVEYCNAYENGVFNRGPSGPVGIWTYYSNNVTFRHCESHHNEAYPLDGGGFDFDNGVTNSVMEYNYSHDNAGPGYLTSQFCNQRRFANNTIRYNISQDDAYHDNNLFLYGSMSFWTCNGAMSENLTLHNNTIYKSVGSGGALRIDEKNFSNMKVFNNIFVTKNTDYVMLVHPGADVQLMGNNYWTPDDTLEIRWGNPYWLEGMKYFHSVAEWSDSSGQEKLNGENIWQSADPLLYNMGGGTTIENPFYLDTLSAYHLQLESSMRDAGINPEEVFGINPGNHDYYGNLVAQGCNYDIGAHEVLLDEPGTVQINNMTVQSGQDITIDTPRRVFGKIVVKSGAKLHITNTYLRFMTETSGIIVKKGGQLWVEDAKLTNVCDAWAGIRVEGDRNICHPVCVPNCDSYPNHGFVYLDNARIENAINGVSAPGTVSSGTFPPINPLLNGTLMNQLGGGIVHATDSYFYNCAIGISLGAYNGCSGNNTNRSVIKGCTFEFVNPWENQYFQRQDDDFIGISLNQSGSGIFLEDNTFIGSPVLNPYHGTGILIKKSSVSVGSQNLPNHFSNLYQGIYINNTGSTATYPIHCSYNILNQCDRGITLYNAPLAVLDFNQINVHAGTSALCCTYGIYTYKGGGFDILNNEILTNATQNNQWTKGMVVVQSNAVNTSKKLYINNNRFEGAFTAALELLGDNRNSDLSCNGFFGTPQTDWNIDKWTEINGSSNADLDDQGLCGSDATALFSTVWHTNANNTYPNIRVKNLDNAVFLRHDAASAPLSVVTSGSYTITPLSCAGTAVNPCYNELTNGENAPKQTELSVNHSMESMAQISPNPNRGQFNIVLPSTAEQQSDAAVHTVQVFSAQGVLLMTRTAATGQTLSLDLSDILPAGVYYCTIPEIAFKEKMVVIP, from the coding sequence ATGAAAATCTATCTTATTCTTGCGGCTTTTGTATTAGCATTAATATCGCCTTTTTATACAACGGCTCAAACTACTTCTGAGTATTTGTTTTACATTGACCCCGCCAACGAAGGCGACCCGCTTGCAGATGGTTCTTTGGAGCACCCTTGGTCGGATTTAAAAATTGCGAATCAAACCGATTTTCCTGCTGAGTCCAAGATATTCTTCAAGTCGGGTAGCACAGTATATGGCGGTTTAAAACTTACGCCCAAAGACACCGTGCGCCTCATTGATACTTACGGCGGCACGGCACGTGCTACGCTCATCACCGACAACGACCCCGAAATAAACGGCATAGAAGATGTGCGCGGCTCTATTGATGCCCGCGACATTGGCAACATCACCGTTCAAAATTTAATTGTAAAAGGAAAAATAGCACCTTTGTTGTTTGGCGAAGGTGTGTATTATGTAAATCCTGCCACACCCAACGATACTATTTTTCCGTATGTATATGGCGATACGGTGATGCTCAATCCGGCTGCTCCCATTATGGCGGGCATTTCTTTTCTTACCACACCTGCTTCGCCCGACCCCGACACCGAAGCCGAATGTGACTGGAAATTTGAAAATATCAATATCTATAATATAGATGCTTCTAACTTTGTAGTGGCGGGTATCCGCTTGGAAGCCGCCCCTTGGAAATGCGAATTAGGAGGTTATAAAAACATAAATATTTTCTTTTGTGATTTGCACGATAATCTCGAAGGCGGTATCACAGGTTATGCTCGCTGGGACGAACCCACCGACCGTATGGGTATAGAAGACGTGACGATTAAATATTGCAACGCCTACAACAATACCGGTAATCCGGCTATTTTGTGGCAGCCTACAGGTAGCGGTATTGCTTTTGGCGGCTTCGACGGCGTATTAGTAGAATATTGCAACGCTTACGAAAATGGTGTTTTTAATCGCGGACCTTCGGGTCCTGTAGGAATCTGGACATATTATTCCAATAATGTTACTTTTCGTCATTGCGAGTCGCATCACAACGAAGCCTATCCTTTAGATGGCGGTGGCTTTGACTTTGACAATGGTGTTACCAACTCTGTTATGGAATATAATTATTCCCACGATAATGCCGGTCCCGGTTATCTCACATCACAATTTTGTAACCAACGCCGTTTTGCCAACAACACCATTCGCTACAATATCAGCCAAGACGATGCCTACCACGACAATAATCTTTTCTTGTACGGCAGCATGTCATTTTGGACTTGTAACGGTGCTATGTCGGAAAATTTGACTTTGCACAATAATACTATTTATAAATCGGTGGGCAGCGGTGGTGCTTTGCGTATTGATGAAAAGAATTTCAGCAATATGAAAGTGTTTAATAACATTTTTGTTACCAAAAACACCGATTATGTGATGTTGGTGCATCCGGGTGCTGATGTGCAATTAATGGGCAATAATTACTGGACACCGGACGATACGCTCGAAATTCGCTGGGGAAATCCATATTGGTTGGAGGGAATGAAATATTTTCATTCGGTAGCCGAATGGAGCGACAGCAGCGGACAAGAAAAACTAAACGGCGAAAATATATGGCAAAGCGCCGACCCTTTGTTGTACAATATGGGCGGCGGCACTACTATTGAAAATCCTTTTTATTTAGATACTCTATCGGCGTATCATTTGCAGTTGGAGTCGTCTATGCGCGATGCCGGCATTAATCCCGAAGAAGTTTTCGGTATCAATCCGGGCAATCACGATTACTACGGCAATTTGGTAGCGCAGGGTTGCAACTACGACATCGGTGCGCACGAAGTATTGCTTGATGAGCCGGGTACGGTACAAATCAACAACATGACGGTACAAAGCGGACAAGATATAACCATTGATACGCCGCGCCGTGTTTTTGGAAAAATTGTTGTAAAATCAGGAGCAAAACTGCATATTACAAATACCTATTTGCGTTTTATGACCGAAACCTCCGGTATTATAGTTAAAAAAGGCGGGCAATTATGGGTAGAAGACGCTAAACTCACCAATGTATGTGATGCTTGGGCTGGTATTCGTGTAGAGGGCGACCGCAATATTTGCCACCCCGTTTGTGTGCCCAATTGCGACTCATACCCTAATCACGGTTTTGTATATTTGGATAATGCCCGCATTGAAAATGCCATCAACGGCGTATCTGCTCCGGGCACAGTGAGTAGCGGCACATTTCCGCCTATTAATCCTTTACTCAATGGTACACTGATGAATCAGTTAGGCGGCGGTATTGTACATGCCACCGACAGCTATTTTTATAATTGTGCCATTGGTATTTCTTTGGGAGCTTATAATGGCTGTAGTGGCAACAATACCAACCGCAGTGTCATTAAAGGTTGCACTTTTGAATTTGTTAATCCTTGGGAAAATCAGTATTTTCAGCGTCAAGATGATGATTTTATCGGCATTTCACTCAATCAGTCCGGTAGCGGCATTTTTCTCGAAGATAATACTTTTATCGGCTCACCTGTTTTGAACCCATATCACGGCACAGGTATTTTAATAAAAAAATCAAGCGTCTCTGTCGGCTCTCAGAATTTGCCTAATCATTTTTCAAATTTATATCAGGGTATTTATATCAACAATACGGGCAGCACTGCAACATATCCCATTCATTGCTCCTACAATATCTTAAATCAATGCGACAGAGGAATTACACTTTATAATGCCCCGCTTGCTGTTCTTGATTTTAACCAAATAAATGTTCACGCAGGTACTTCTGCTCTTTGTTGCACTTATGGTATTTATACCTATAAAGGCGGCGGTTTTGATATATTAAACAACGAAATATTGACGAATGCAACACAGAACAATCAATGGACGAAAGGAATGGTGGTGGTACAGAGCAATGCTGTGAACACATCTAAAAAATTGTATATCAACAACAATCGTTTTGAAGGAGCATTTACGGCAGCTTTGGAATTATTGGGCGACAACAGAAACAGCGACCTTTCGTGTAACGGATTTTTTGGAACACCACAAACAGACTGGAATATTGATAAATGGACAGAAATCAATGGCAGCAGCAATGCAGATTTAGACGATCAGGGCTTGTGCGGCAGCGATGCTACTGCTTTGTTCAGCACCGTATGGCACACCAACGCCAATAACACTTATCCGAATATCCGCGTGAAGAATTTGGATAATGCCGTTTTCTTGCGCCACGATGCTGCTTCAGCTCCGCTTTCGGTGGTTACTTCGGGCAGCTATACTATTACGCCTCTGAGCTGTGCCGGAACTGCCGTAAATCCTTGCTACAATGAGCTTACCAATGGCGAAAACGCACCCAAACAAACAGAATTATCCGTAAATCATTCTATGGAGTCAATGGCACAAATCAGCCCCAATCCTAATCGCGGACAATTCAATATTGTATTGCCAAGCACCGCCGAGCAGCAGTCTGACGCAGCGGTGCATACTGTTCAGGTATTTTCGGCTCAGGGTGTGCTGCTAATGACCCGAACAGCTGCTACGGGACAAACGCTGTCGTTAGACCTCAGCGATATTTTGCCGGCAGGTGTATATTATTGCACCATTCCCGAAATCGCTTTTAAAGAAAAAATGGTTGTTATTCCTTAA
- a CDS encoding AMP-binding protein, whose translation MNISLNSHTALDWIAQQNRYQPHATAIQEYESGNSLTYAQIYEQAENAAQHLFRKYHLKAGERIAVIAENCLEYIVLFAIAQRFGCILVPLNYRLSAAEIAELLAHAAPALVIIERKFHDLIAAAPSFSVLSLQNFAAFCKNPPVHHSHTAHNSDINAPLFLLYTSGTTGKPKGVVYTQKMLFYNSVNTLLALDIGSDSRTVSCMPPFHTGGWNVLLTPFLHKGAFVLLMKKFDAAAMLQIIEKERITILMTVPTMLKAMSDTLHFDTLQAPNLKYIIVGGEALPLSVIEKWHSKKIYLRQGYGMTEVGPNLTSLHHTQAVRKSGSIGKANFYVSYRLVKEDGTDAAIGERGELWFSGAAVFSRYWNDAAATAAAFEGEWFKSGDIAIQDAEGDLYIVDRKKNMFISGGENVYPAEVERALLQYAAIAEAVVVGTADAQWGEVGRAFLVLKNQHHTTFDSSDLKQFLIQRLAKFKIPKYFTVLKELPKTDSGKINRTALKTFQE comes from the coding sequence ATGAATATATCTCTAAATAGTCACACTGCTTTGGATTGGATAGCGCAACAAAACCGCTATCAGCCCCACGCCACCGCCATACAGGAATACGAAAGTGGCAATAGCCTCACTTATGCCCAAATTTATGAGCAAGCCGAAAATGCGGCGCAGCATCTTTTTCGGAAATACCATTTGAAAGCGGGTGAGCGCATTGCTGTCATTGCCGAAAATTGTTTGGAATATATCGTTTTGTTTGCCATTGCACAGCGTTTTGGCTGCATACTCGTGCCGCTTAATTATCGCCTCAGTGCCGCCGAAATCGCCGAACTTTTGGCACACGCTGCCCCCGCACTTGTCATCATTGAACGAAAATTTCACGATTTAATCGCGGCTGCTCCTTCTTTTTCTGTATTATCATTACAAAATTTCGCCGCTTTTTGCAAAAATCCGCCTGTACACCACAGCCATACAGCACACAACAGCGACATCAACGCTCCACTTTTTTTGCTTTACACGTCTGGCACCACAGGCAAGCCGAAAGGAGTGGTTTATACTCAAAAAATGCTTTTTTATAATAGCGTCAATACTTTGTTGGCGTTGGATATTGGCAGCGACAGCCGCACTGTATCTTGCATGCCGCCTTTTCATACGGGCGGCTGGAACGTGTTGCTCACCCCTTTTTTGCACAAAGGTGCTTTTGTATTGCTGATGAAAAAATTTGATGCTGCAGCAATGTTGCAAATTATTGAAAAAGAACGAATTACAATACTAATGACAGTACCGACTATGCTCAAAGCTATGAGCGACACACTGCACTTTGACACCCTGCAAGCCCCGAATCTAAAGTATATCATTGTAGGCGGCGAGGCATTGCCGCTATCGGTGATAGAAAAATGGCACAGCAAAAAAATTTATCTGCGACAAGGCTATGGAATGACGGAAGTGGGACCCAATCTTACTTCTTTGCATCATACGCAGGCGGTGCGCAAAAGCGGTTCTATCGGTAAAGCCAATTTTTATGTGTCGTATCGTTTGGTGAAAGAAGACGGCACTGATGCTGCCATCGGCGAGCGCGGCGAACTGTGGTTTAGCGGTGCTGCGGTGTTTTCGCGTTATTGGAACGATGCCGCCGCTACCGCCGCTGCTTTTGAAGGAGAGTGGTTCAAAAGCGGAGATATTGCCATACAAGATGCGGAAGGTGATTTGTATATTGTGGACAGAAAAAAAAATATGTTTATTTCGGGCGGCGAAAATGTGTATCCGGCGGAAGTGGAGCGTGCTTTGCTGCAATACGCCGCTATTGCGGAAGCGGTAGTCGTGGGCACAGCCGATGCGCAATGGGGCGAAGTGGGCAGAGCTTTTTTGGTATTAAAAAATCAGCATCACACAACTTTTGACAGCAGCGATTTGAAGCAATTTTTAATACAACGATTGGCAAAATTTAAGATACCGAAATATTTTACCGTGTTAAAAGAACTTCCTAAAACAGATAGTGGCAAAATCAACCGCACTGCTTTGAAAACCTTTCAAGAATGA
- a CDS encoding polyprenol monophosphomannose synthase — translation MSDLLVIIPTYKEKENIAKMIATVFSLEQKFHVLIIDDNSPDGTADIVKSLQTQYEGRLFLEQRSGKLGLGTAYIHGFQWGLARNYRYFFEMDADFSHNPQDLPRLYEACERTGAGMSVGSRYVRGGKVLNWPYNRVLLSYFASVYVRFVTWLPSKDTTAGFVCYRREALEALDLSKISFIGYAFQIEMKYAIWKLGFKIVEVPIIFTDRIEGQSKMSKGIFKEALYGVLKIRSHKGDYYRKRG, via the coding sequence TTGTCTGACTTATTAGTAATTATTCCTACTTATAAAGAAAAAGAAAATATCGCTAAAATGATAGCGACCGTATTTTCTTTGGAGCAAAAGTTTCATGTGCTGATTATAGATGATAATTCGCCCGATGGCACGGCAGATATTGTAAAATCACTGCAAACCCAATATGAGGGTCGTTTGTTTTTGGAGCAGCGCAGTGGAAAATTGGGTTTGGGAACAGCGTATATTCATGGATTTCAGTGGGGTTTGGCGCGGAACTATCGCTATTTTTTTGAGATGGATGCCGATTTTTCGCATAACCCGCAGGATTTGCCACGCTTGTACGAGGCTTGCGAGCGAACGGGTGCGGGTATGTCGGTGGGTTCGCGTTATGTGCGCGGTGGCAAGGTACTCAACTGGCCTTATAATCGGGTGTTGTTGTCGTATTTTGCTTCGGTGTATGTGCGTTTTGTCACTTGGTTGCCCTCCAAAGATACCACAGCCGGCTTTGTGTGCTATCGCCGCGAAGCATTGGAGGCATTGGATTTAAGCAAAATTTCCTTTATCGGCTATGCTTTTCAAATAGAAATGAAATACGCCATCTGGAAATTGGGGTTTAAAATTGTGGAAGTCCCCATTATATTCACCGACCGCATTGAGGGGCAGTCCAAAATGTCGAAAGGTATTTTTAAAGAAGCACTCTACGGTGTGCTCAAAATCCGCTCGCACAAGGGCGACTATTATCGCAAAAGAGGGTAA